The proteins below come from a single Cupriavidus sp. WKF15 genomic window:
- a CDS encoding DUF2798 domain-containing protein encodes MPKIPSRYSHYAYGVIQAGLTCSVAAAIASIPFAEEGRFFQHWLRSWSVSWLTMLPVVVSATPIIRRLVDRITSHP; translated from the coding sequence ATGCCCAAGATTCCTTCGCGGTACAGCCATTACGCCTATGGCGTTATCCAGGCCGGCCTGACCTGCTCCGTCGCTGCAGCCATCGCAAGCATTCCATTTGCGGAAGAAGGCCGGTTCTTTCAGCACTGGCTGAGGTCCTGGAGCGTTTCCTGGCTGACCATGCTGCCGGTTGTCGTGTCGGCCACACCCATCATTCGCCGCCTGGTCGATCGCATCACAAGCCACCCCTAG
- a CDS encoding GNAT family N-acetyltransferase, whose translation MTRNLTLRHAETEAEIRACFPVMRQLRPELQMPEAFLDTVTLQGGQGYRLLALWDDGKAVAVAGYRRLDNLIHGRFLYVDDLITDAEGRGKGHGERLLNALCELGRTEGCQRLVLDTGLANALAQRFYFRSGLLAKGLHFCMELQ comes from the coding sequence ATGACCAGGAACCTGACTCTCAGACATGCGGAAACGGAGGCCGAGATCCGTGCCTGTTTCCCTGTCATGCGGCAACTGCGCCCCGAGCTGCAAATGCCGGAAGCCTTTCTCGACACTGTCACGTTGCAAGGCGGACAAGGGTACCGGCTGCTAGCGCTCTGGGACGATGGCAAGGCTGTTGCAGTGGCCGGATATCGACGTCTTGACAACCTGATCCACGGGCGCTTCCTGTACGTCGACGATCTGATCACCGATGCCGAAGGTCGGGGGAAGGGTCACGGCGAGCGTCTGCTGAATGCGCTTTGCGAGCTGGGGCGCACAGAAGGCTGCCAGAGACTTGTCCTGGATACCGGACTCGCGAACGCGCTGGCCCAGCGCTTCTATTTCCGTTCCGGCCTGCTCGCCAAGGGCCTCCACTTCTGCATGGAGCTCCAATGA
- a CDS encoding SDR family oxidoreductase has translation MKIVIIGGTGLIGSKTVALLRQGSHEVVAASPRSGVNSITGEGLNEALTGAQVVIDLANSPSFEDKAVLEFFETSGRNLHAAETAAGVQHHVALSIVGTDRTPENGYFRAKVAQEKLIKASGIPYTIIRSTQFMEFIGGIADSSAQGDVVRISPGLFQPIASDDVAAFVADVALASPRNGIVEIAGPERAPFSEIVARYLKAVGDPREVVRDPEARYFGGLVEEHSLVPLGEARLGRIGLDEWLRQSQQR, from the coding sequence ATGAAGATTGTCATCATTGGCGGGACCGGCCTGATCGGCTCGAAGACCGTCGCCCTCCTGCGCCAGGGAAGCCACGAGGTCGTGGCCGCCTCGCCCAGGAGCGGTGTCAACAGCATCACTGGCGAGGGGCTCAATGAAGCCCTGACCGGCGCCCAGGTGGTGATCGACCTTGCCAATTCCCCGTCGTTTGAAGACAAGGCGGTGCTGGAATTCTTCGAGACTTCCGGCCGCAACCTTCACGCGGCGGAGACCGCAGCGGGCGTTCAGCACCACGTCGCGCTATCCATTGTCGGCACCGACCGGACGCCCGAAAACGGCTATTTCCGCGCCAAGGTCGCGCAGGAAAAACTGATCAAGGCCTCCGGCATTCCCTACACCATCATCCGCTCGACCCAGTTCATGGAGTTCATCGGGGGCATCGCCGATTCCAGTGCGCAAGGCGATGTCGTCCGCATTTCTCCCGGGCTGTTCCAGCCGATTGCCTCGGACGACGTTGCTGCCTTCGTTGCCGATGTAGCGCTCGCGTCCCCCAGAAATGGCATCGTCGAGATCGCCGGGCCGGAACGAGCCCCGTTCAGCGAGATCGTCGCCCGCTATCTCAAGGCGGTTGGCGACCCGCGCGAAGTCGTGCGCGACCCCGAGGCCCGCTACTTCGGCGGCCTGGTCGAGGAACATTCGCTCGTGCCGCTGGGCGAGGCACGCCTCGGCCGCATCGGCCTGGACGAATGGTTGCGGCAATCGCAGCAACGATAG
- a CDS encoding carboxymuconolactone decarboxylase family protein, which produces MTQRTNYFQQSQELSKKLMEFGPLFQKTTIEAPIRELVEIRASQLNGCAFCVDMHIKMAKIHGERELRLHHVAIWRESTLFSPRERAALAWTEVLTRLPADGVPDDIYERVRTQYSEKELSDLTFLVGTINTWNRLNVAFRMVPGSSDKAFGLDKANLE; this is translated from the coding sequence ATGACCCAACGTACCAATTACTTCCAGCAATCCCAGGAACTGTCCAAGAAGCTCATGGAGTTCGGGCCGCTGTTCCAGAAGACCACGATCGAAGCGCCCATTCGCGAGCTCGTCGAGATTCGCGCATCGCAACTCAATGGCTGCGCGTTCTGCGTCGACATGCATATCAAGATGGCGAAGATCCATGGAGAGCGCGAATTGCGCCTGCATCATGTGGCGATCTGGCGCGAGTCGACGCTGTTCTCGCCGCGCGAACGCGCCGCGCTGGCCTGGACCGAGGTGTTGACCAGGCTTCCCGCCGACGGCGTGCCCGACGATATCTACGAGCGCGTGCGCACCCAGTACAGCGAGAAGGAACTGTCGGACCTCACCTTCCTCGTGGGGACGATCAATACCTGGAACCGCCTGAACGTGGCATTCCGCATGGTGCCCGGTTCGTCGGACAAGGCGTTCGGGCTCGACAAGGCCAACCTGGAGTGA
- a CDS encoding cupin domain-containing protein codes for MKTVTSVAAALVFSCLTVALPAAAAPEASVMPLLTEALPEYPGKEATMIVVDYPPGAVDPVHRHDAHAFVYVLEGSIVMGVRGGKEVTLKAGETFHERPDDVHTVGRNASNTQPAKFVVFLLKKKGAPILTPVK; via the coding sequence ATGAAGACGGTCACTTCCGTTGCGGCAGCACTTGTGTTCTCGTGCCTGACGGTTGCACTGCCGGCCGCCGCCGCGCCGGAGGCAAGCGTCATGCCCTTGCTCACGGAGGCGTTGCCCGAATACCCGGGGAAGGAGGCCACGATGATCGTGGTGGACTATCCGCCGGGCGCCGTCGATCCCGTGCATCGCCATGACGCGCACGCCTTCGTCTATGTGCTCGAGGGCAGCATTGTCATGGGCGTCAGGGGCGGCAAGGAGGTGACGCTCAAGGCGGGTGAAACCTTCCACGAACGTCCCGACGATGTCCACACCGTCGGGCGCAACGCCAGCAATACACAGCCGGCAAAATTTGTCGTGTTCCTGCTCAAGAAAAAGGGCGCGCCAATCCTGACGCCGGTGAAGTAG
- a CDS encoding bestrophin family ion channel: MHLGKSYTISEFTFWSRRLIYASLACGSLPVVLYQFLGLKWLSIPVSVVVLLGTATSFIVGFRNVQTYSRALEAQQIWIEILNGSRCLGVMSRDFLAGQAGGRELILRHCAWLTALRYQLRTPRIWETAGKASNLEYRKYYRIPEWETPLDEALARYLPQAELDSLAHAESKTSRLLGTQSATLRRFLDAGEISNAFYLELVASIKGLFAQQGRAERIKDYPYPRQYAVINKLFVRTFCLLLPFGILTEFEKLDASVSGFMHGNMIWLVIPFSTMISWMYLALEQVGESTENPFEGMPNDVPMAQISRKIERELMDMIGETSDISEPTGENGIVL, from the coding sequence ATGCACCTGGGAAAATCGTACACAATATCCGAGTTCACGTTCTGGTCGAGACGGCTGATCTATGCCTCGCTAGCGTGCGGTTCACTGCCGGTTGTCCTCTATCAGTTCCTCGGACTCAAATGGCTGTCGATCCCGGTCTCGGTTGTCGTGCTGCTGGGCACGGCCACTTCATTCATCGTGGGTTTCAGGAACGTGCAGACCTACAGCAGGGCCCTGGAGGCACAGCAGATCTGGATTGAGATTCTGAATGGCAGCCGGTGTCTGGGTGTGATGAGCCGGGACTTCCTGGCAGGGCAGGCGGGCGGGCGAGAACTGATTCTCCGGCATTGCGCGTGGCTGACGGCGCTGCGCTACCAGCTAAGGACCCCAAGGATCTGGGAAACCGCGGGCAAGGCATCCAACCTGGAGTACCGGAAGTACTACCGGATTCCCGAGTGGGAAACTCCCTTGGACGAGGCGCTTGCACGGTATCTGCCACAGGCAGAACTCGACTCGCTTGCGCACGCCGAGAGCAAGACAAGCCGGTTGCTGGGAACGCAGTCAGCGACGCTAAGGCGGTTCCTTGACGCTGGCGAGATCAGCAATGCCTTCTATCTGGAGTTGGTAGCATCGATCAAGGGCCTCTTCGCGCAGCAGGGGCGGGCGGAGCGTATCAAGGACTATCCGTATCCCAGGCAATATGCGGTCATTAACAAGCTCTTTGTCCGTACCTTTTGTCTGCTGCTGCCTTTTGGCATTCTTACGGAGTTTGAAAAGCTCGATGCCAGCGTTTCGGGCTTCATGCATGGCAACATGATCTGGCTGGTCATTCCGTTCAGCACGATGATCTCGTGGATGTACCTTGCGCTGGAGCAGGTAGGCGAAAGCACGGAGAATCCGTTCGAAGGCATGCCCAATGACGTGCCCATGGCACAGATCTCCCGGAAGATCGAACGCGAACTCATGGACATGATTGGCGAGACGAGCGATATCTCCGAGCCAACCGGAGAGAACGGTATTGTCCTCTAG
- a CDS encoding DHA2 family efflux MFS transporter permease subunit: MSSRAQTSLMPAPLTGGKLVMGSFAVALATFMNVLDSSIANVAIPTISGNLGVSVDEGTWVITLFAAANAVAIPLTGWLTQRVGQIRLFVGAILLFVLSSWLCGIAPNLTVLLAARILQGAVAGPLIPLSQAILLSSFPKERSASALALWAMTATVGPIAGPALGGWMTDSYSWSWIFYINVPVGLFAAAVTWAIYRDRETPTRKLPIDLVGLASLITWVASLQIMLDKGKDLDWFSSPVIITLAIVALLSFLFFVIWELTEPNPIVDLRLFMGRNFLAGTVAISVAYAVFFANLVVLPQWMQQYLAYPAVNAGLATAPLGIFAVLLAPVIGKILPKSELRVLATLSFVGFAAVFLMRSHYTTGVDTYTLVLPTLLQGIPMALLFVPLTAIILSGQAPAKIPAAAGLSNFVRVFCGAVGTSLATTAWNNRAVLHHARLAEQAGPNNPLYGAALESIQSTLGFTPGQAVAYFERSLNTQAIMLGLNDIFWISGVIFVAIVPLIWLTKPGKGQASDAAAAAH; this comes from the coding sequence ATGTCATCCCGAGCCCAGACCTCACTCATGCCAGCGCCGCTCACCGGCGGCAAGCTGGTAATGGGGAGCTTCGCCGTGGCCCTGGCCACCTTCATGAATGTGCTGGACTCGTCGATCGCCAACGTCGCGATACCGACGATTTCCGGCAACCTCGGTGTTTCGGTGGATGAAGGCACCTGGGTGATCACCCTGTTCGCCGCCGCCAATGCCGTGGCAATTCCGCTGACCGGCTGGCTCACGCAGCGCGTGGGCCAGATCCGCCTGTTCGTCGGCGCCATCCTGCTGTTCGTGCTGTCGTCGTGGCTGTGCGGCATTGCGCCCAACCTGACCGTGCTGCTGGCCGCGCGCATCCTGCAGGGCGCGGTGGCAGGTCCGCTGATTCCGCTGTCGCAGGCGATCCTGCTGTCGTCCTTCCCCAAGGAAAGGAGCGCCTCGGCCCTGGCCCTGTGGGCCATGACCGCAACGGTGGGGCCGATCGCCGGCCCGGCGCTGGGCGGCTGGATGACCGACAGCTATTCATGGTCATGGATCTTCTACATCAATGTGCCGGTAGGCCTGTTCGCCGCGGCTGTCACATGGGCGATCTACCGCGATCGCGAGACCCCGACGCGCAAGCTGCCCATCGACCTGGTAGGCCTCGCTTCGCTGATCACCTGGGTGGCATCGCTGCAGATCATGCTCGACAAGGGCAAGGACCTCGACTGGTTCAGCTCGCCCGTGATCATCACCCTGGCCATCGTCGCCCTGCTCAGCTTCCTCTTCTTCGTGATCTGGGAACTGACGGAACCGAATCCCATCGTCGACTTGCGCCTGTTCATGGGCCGCAACTTCCTGGCCGGCACCGTCGCGATCTCGGTGGCCTACGCCGTGTTCTTCGCCAACCTGGTGGTACTGCCGCAGTGGATGCAGCAGTACCTGGCCTACCCCGCCGTCAACGCCGGGCTGGCTACCGCGCCGCTGGGCATCTTCGCCGTGCTGCTGGCGCCTGTGATCGGCAAGATCCTGCCGAAGTCGGAACTGCGCGTACTCGCCACGCTGTCTTTCGTCGGCTTTGCGGCTGTGTTCCTTATGCGCTCGCACTACACCACCGGCGTGGACACCTACACGCTGGTACTACCGACCCTGTTGCAAGGCATTCCGATGGCGCTGCTCTTCGTTCCGCTGACGGCGATCATCCTCTCCGGCCAGGCCCCGGCGAAGATCCCCGCCGCCGCGGGCCTGTCGAACTTCGTGCGCGTCTTCTGCGGCGCCGTGGGCACGTCGCTCGCCACCACCGCCTGGAACAATCGTGCCGTGTTGCACCATGCACGCCTCGCGGAACAAGCCGGCCCGAACAACCCCCTGTACGGTGCAGCGCTCGAATCGATCCAGTCGACACTGGGCTTCACGCCGGGGCAGGCCGTCGCCTACTTCGAGCGCAGCCTGAACACGCAGGCCATCATGCTCGGCCTGAACGACATCTTCTGGATATCAGGAGTGATCTTTGTCGCCATCGTGCCGCTGATCTGGCTCACCAAGCCAGGCAAGGGCCAGGCGTCAGACGCCGCCGCCGCGGCCCACTGA
- a CDS encoding HlyD family efflux transporter periplasmic adaptor subunit, producing MNETTNTTLAAEQSGTPAAAHAQPPKQNTRKRLLAMLGLATALAAAGYGTYYYTVARFHEETDDAYVNGNLVQLTPQVSGTVVAVNADDTQIVKAGEAVVTLDAADSRIALANAEAALGQTVRQVSALYVNNNVLAATVQQRQTDLARARDDLRRRTEVAEAGAVAAEDVAHARNAVRAAEAALETARQQLASNHALTDQASVVDHPSVLAAAAKVREAYLANARNTLPAPVAGYVARRSVQVGQRVAPGNPLMAIVPLDGVWVDANFKEVQLKHIRIGQPVELHADLYGSKVTYHGEVVGFSAGTGSAFSALPAQNATGNWIKVVQRLPVRIRIDPEELRAHPLQIGLSMQVDVQTRKEDGSRLASADAAPYRTTYRTDVFQRYGEDADREIRRIIAQNSKGSDGAEPVAEHVTQQGNKVRPQPLAHRAGQPASEASGA from the coding sequence ATGAACGAAACGACCAATACCACCCTCGCGGCCGAACAGTCCGGCACGCCGGCTGCCGCCCATGCACAGCCCCCCAAGCAGAACACCCGTAAGCGCCTGCTTGCCATGCTCGGCCTGGCCACCGCGCTGGCAGCGGCCGGCTATGGCACCTACTACTACACCGTGGCGCGCTTCCACGAGGAAACCGATGACGCTTACGTCAACGGCAACCTCGTCCAGCTCACGCCACAGGTGAGCGGCACCGTCGTCGCGGTCAACGCCGACGACACGCAGATCGTCAAGGCCGGGGAAGCCGTGGTCACCCTCGATGCCGCCGACTCCCGCATTGCGCTGGCCAACGCCGAAGCGGCGCTCGGTCAGACCGTGCGGCAGGTCAGCGCGCTCTATGTCAACAACAACGTGCTGGCAGCCACGGTGCAGCAGCGGCAGACGGATCTGGCCCGTGCCCGGGACGACCTGCGCCGCCGCACTGAAGTGGCTGAAGCGGGCGCCGTGGCCGCGGAAGACGTGGCCCACGCCCGCAATGCGGTCAGGGCAGCCGAAGCCGCGCTCGAGACTGCGCGCCAGCAGCTCGCCTCCAATCACGCACTGACCGACCAGGCCAGCGTTGTCGACCATCCCAGCGTGCTCGCCGCGGCGGCCAAGGTGCGGGAGGCCTACCTGGCCAATGCCCGCAATACCCTTCCCGCCCCGGTCGCCGGCTATGTCGCGCGGCGCTCGGTGCAGGTCGGGCAGCGCGTGGCGCCGGGAAATCCGCTGATGGCCATCGTGCCGCTCGACGGCGTCTGGGTCGATGCCAACTTCAAGGAAGTCCAGCTCAAGCACATCCGCATCGGCCAGCCGGTTGAACTGCACGCCGACCTGTATGGCAGCAAGGTGACCTACCACGGCGAGGTGGTCGGCTTCTCGGCCGGTACCGGCAGCGCGTTCTCTGCCCTGCCCGCGCAGAATGCCACCGGCAACTGGATCAAGGTCGTGCAGCGCCTGCCCGTGCGCATTCGGATCGATCCAGAGGAACTGCGCGCCCACCCGCTGCAGATCGGCCTGTCGATGCAGGTCGATGTACAGACGCGCAAGGAAGATGGCTCCCGCCTTGCGAGCGCCGACGCGGCGCCGTACCGCACCACCTACCGCACCGATGTGTTCCAGCGGTACGGCGAAGACGCCGATCGCGAAATCCGGCGAATCATTGCGCAAAACAGCAAGGGCAGCGACGGCGCAGAACCGGTGGCCGAGCACGTGACGCAACAGGGAAACAAGGTCCGGCCACAGCCTCTGGCGCATCGTGCCGGACAGCCGGCCAGCGAGGCTTCCGGCGCCTGA
- a CDS encoding efflux transporter outer membrane subunit: protein MQTQRQGILGRSRRVAGTALSVLMATVLAGCANYAGIKSDKHIADAASYATTKSIPAERGHWPSADWADQFGDVQLKALVAEALQGSPSLEKARARVAAATAFSESANANTLPQLGAGYSWTRQRFSENAMVPPPFAGSWQSENKAFISASYELDLWGKNREALKSAVSALHASEAESEQVKLTLSSAVARAYNELARLYALHDIAQDEVKQRLEVLRVTNGRVSMGLDTEVEKRTAEANLAASEVALSALDGSIQRTRYQLGALLGQGPDRGMAIARPALGAGDEVRLPDNLPADLISRRPDIVAARWRVDATLHDIKVAKAEFYPDINLGAMIGLEAFGWGRFLQAASRTASAGAAIHLPIFDGGALRAQLKGRYAEFDFAVANYNEMLVNALTDVATQLADIRSIDTQIDNAVRTDTAAQRALALALAQYKAGLTTQLTVLNAQTNALRSSQVLANLRMTRRDRKIALAAALGGGYADTSDPIRQGRVSAESARNEHEQVTP from the coding sequence ATGCAAACTCAGAGACAAGGCATCCTTGGCCGATCTCGTCGGGTCGCGGGCACCGCCCTCTCTGTCCTGATGGCCACCGTACTGGCTGGTTGTGCAAACTATGCCGGCATCAAGAGCGACAAGCACATCGCCGACGCCGCCTCCTATGCCACAACGAAGAGTATCCCTGCCGAGCGGGGCCACTGGCCTTCCGCGGACTGGGCCGACCAGTTCGGCGATGTGCAGCTCAAGGCGCTGGTTGCTGAAGCGCTGCAGGGCAGCCCTTCACTGGAAAAGGCCCGGGCACGGGTCGCCGCCGCCACCGCCTTCAGCGAAAGCGCGAACGCCAACACGCTGCCGCAGTTGGGCGCCGGTTATTCGTGGACGCGCCAGCGCTTCTCGGAAAACGCGATGGTGCCTCCCCCCTTCGCCGGTTCCTGGCAATCGGAAAACAAGGCGTTCATCAGCGCGTCATACGAACTTGACCTGTGGGGCAAGAACCGTGAGGCGCTCAAGTCCGCCGTCTCCGCGCTGCATGCCAGCGAGGCCGAGTCGGAACAGGTGAAGCTGACGCTCAGCAGCGCGGTTGCGCGCGCTTACAACGAACTGGCCCGTCTCTATGCGCTGCATGACATCGCGCAGGATGAGGTGAAGCAGCGCCTGGAAGTGCTGCGGGTGACCAATGGCCGCGTCAGCATGGGGCTGGACACCGAGGTCGAGAAGCGCACCGCGGAAGCCAACCTGGCCGCCAGTGAAGTCGCGCTGTCAGCGCTCGACGGCAGCATCCAGCGCACGCGCTACCAGCTCGGCGCGCTGCTCGGGCAAGGGCCGGACCGGGGCATGGCGATCGCCCGCCCTGCCCTGGGCGCCGGCGACGAAGTCCGCCTGCCCGACAACCTCCCTGCCGACCTGATCTCGCGCCGGCCCGACATCGTAGCCGCGCGCTGGCGCGTCGATGCAACGCTGCACGACATCAAGGTCGCCAAGGCCGAGTTCTATCCGGACATTAACCTGGGCGCCATGATCGGCCTCGAAGCCTTCGGCTGGGGCCGTTTCCTGCAGGCCGCCAGCCGCACCGCTTCGGCCGGTGCCGCGATTCACCTGCCAATCTTCGATGGCGGAGCACTGCGCGCCCAGCTCAAGGGTCGCTACGCCGAGTTCGACTTCGCCGTGGCCAACTACAACGAAATGCTGGTCAATGCGCTGACCGACGTCGCCACGCAACTCGCGGATATCCGCTCCATCGATACGCAGATCGATAACGCCGTGCGCACCGACACCGCCGCGCAACGCGCCCTTGCCCTGGCGCTGGCGCAATACAAGGCAGGCCTGACCACGCAGTTGACCGTCCTGAATGCGCAGACCAACGCGCTGCGCAGCAGCCAGGTGCTAGCCAATCTGCGCATGACCCGACGCGACCGGAAGATCGCGCTGGCCGCCGCGCTGGGCGGTGGTTATGCGGATACCTCCGACCCGATCCGGCAAGGGCGCGTGTCCGCTGAATCCGCACGCAACGAACACGAACAGGTGACGCCATGA
- a CDS encoding MarR family transcriptional regulator, translating into MDHYSKENFQLTHSIGFFLNRARNSLLMEMDAALKDLDITGQQMGILLSLTSGAASTPYELSKLLEIDTGLMTRMLDKLEARGLLARSRSVDDRRVVNLLLTEKGQEVAKRIPDVAPKVLNRRLKHFTREEFAEFRRLLAKFADA; encoded by the coding sequence ATGGACCACTATTCAAAGGAGAACTTCCAGCTCACTCATAGCATTGGGTTCTTCCTTAACCGTGCCCGCAATTCCCTGCTCATGGAAATGGATGCGGCGCTGAAGGATCTGGATATCACCGGCCAGCAGATGGGGATTCTCCTGTCGCTGACCAGTGGCGCGGCGTCCACACCGTACGAGTTGAGCAAGTTGCTGGAGATCGACACGGGTCTGATGACCCGCATGCTGGACAAGCTGGAAGCCAGGGGCCTTCTGGCCCGCAGCCGCAGTGTCGACGATCGCCGTGTGGTGAACCTGCTCCTTACGGAGAAGGGGCAGGAAGTCGCCAAGCGCATTCCGGACGTGGCACCGAAGGTGCTCAATCGCCGACTCAAGCACTTCACCAGGGAGGAGTTTGCCGAATTCCGCCGACTACTCGCCAAATTTGCGGACGCGTAA
- a CDS encoding carboxymuconolactone decarboxylase family protein — translation MMQRLNYFQQSSELTKKLMEFGALFQKTTIEEPIRELVEIRASQLNGCAFCVDMHIKMAKIHGERELRLHHVAIWRESTLFSPRERAALAWTEVLTRLPADGVPDDIYERVRTQYSEKELSDLTFLVGAINTWNRLNVAFRMVPGSSDKAFGPDKANIE, via the coding sequence ATGATGCAACGCCTTAACTACTTCCAGCAGTCCTCCGAACTGACCAAGAAGCTCATGGAGTTCGGCGCGCTGTTCCAGAAGACCACGATTGAAGAGCCCATTCGCGAGCTCGTCGAGATTCGGGCATCGCAGCTCAATGGCTGCGCGTTCTGCGTCGACATGCATATCAAGATGGCAAAGATCCACGGCGAGCGCGAACTGCGCCTGCATCATGTGGCGATCTGGCGCGAGTCGACGCTGTTCTCGCCGCGCGAACGCGCCGCGCTGGCCTGGACCGAGGTGCTGACCAGGCTTCCCGCCGACGGCGTGCCCGACGATATCTATGAGCGCGTGCGCACCCAGTACAGCGAAAAGGAACTGTCGGACCTCACCTTCCTCGTGGGGGCAATCAATACCTGGAACCGACTGAACGTGGCTTTCCGCATGGTGCCTGGTTCGTCGGACAAGGCGTTCGGGCCCGACAAGGCCAATATCGAGTGA
- a CDS encoding cyclic nucleotide-binding domain-containing thioredoxin-disulfide reductase, whose protein sequence is MDISAQHKSSADASDAMPEAAPDVVVLHQRQMYPHLSAADIARIAPYGREQTWRAGEYVVRTGDPANGMILVIEGRVRIVQRDGIGDSALASEHGPGNFLAEIGQLSGTPELVDGIAIEDVRAIVVRPACLRALMVAEAALGELIMQAMMLRRTALIQRGRGPTLIGRGSDPTMFDLQALLRRNNYPYSVVDVDADAEAAEMPGKFDATDDDLPLVIDPNGTVLRRPDSTQVLSCLGLLPHIDGSRIYDVAIIGAGPAGLAAAVYAASEGLHVIVLDALSPGGQAGASARIENYLGFPAGISGHALTTNACAQAQKFGAHIAFPTEIERLDCGAVHQLRTRAGDTIQALTVIIASGAAYRRPPIPRRAEFEGSGVYYWASPVEAKLCANREVMLVGGGNSAGQAAVFLGAHVAHVHIVIRGDSLDTSMSRYLVDRIAAQRNITVHARTEVVDLEGNTRLTGVTLRDCNMGTQMTMRVQHVFLFTGAQPNTSWLDGCDVEVDAKGFVLTGIDAGLQSNTLETCVSGVFAIGDVRSGSTKRVATAVGEGAAVVSQIHGYLAVAREAA, encoded by the coding sequence ATGGACATCTCCGCCCAACACAAGTCGTCCGCCGATGCATCCGACGCCATGCCGGAAGCGGCCCCGGACGTCGTAGTCTTGCACCAGCGGCAGATGTATCCGCACTTATCTGCCGCCGATATCGCGCGCATCGCGCCCTATGGCCGGGAACAGACCTGGCGGGCCGGCGAGTACGTGGTACGTACCGGGGATCCGGCCAATGGCATGATCCTCGTCATTGAAGGACGTGTGCGCATCGTGCAGCGCGATGGCATCGGTGACAGCGCTCTGGCCTCCGAGCACGGGCCCGGCAATTTTCTGGCCGAAATCGGCCAGCTTTCTGGCACGCCCGAACTCGTCGACGGCATCGCCATCGAGGATGTGCGCGCCATCGTCGTGCGCCCGGCATGCTTGCGCGCGCTGATGGTGGCCGAGGCCGCGCTCGGAGAGTTGATCATGCAGGCGATGATGCTGCGCCGCACGGCGCTGATCCAGCGTGGACGCGGGCCGACGCTGATCGGCCGTGGGAGCGATCCGACCATGTTCGACCTCCAGGCGCTCCTGCGGCGTAACAACTATCCGTACTCGGTGGTTGATGTCGACGCCGATGCTGAAGCGGCGGAAATGCCCGGCAAGTTCGATGCCACCGATGACGATCTGCCGCTCGTCATCGACCCCAATGGCACGGTGCTGCGCCGTCCCGATTCCACGCAGGTGCTGTCGTGCCTGGGGTTGCTGCCGCATATCGATGGCAGCCGGATCTATGATGTGGCGATCATCGGCGCGGGCCCGGCCGGGCTGGCGGCGGCGGTCTATGCGGCGTCGGAAGGGTTGCACGTGATCGTGCTCGATGCGTTGTCGCCGGGCGGTCAGGCCGGTGCCAGTGCGCGCATCGAGAACTACCTGGGATTTCCCGCCGGCATTTCGGGCCATGCGCTTACCACCAATGCATGTGCGCAGGCGCAGAAGTTCGGCGCGCACATCGCCTTTCCCACGGAAATCGAACGGCTCGATTGCGGCGCCGTACACCAGTTGCGTACGCGGGCCGGCGATACGATCCAGGCGCTAACCGTCATCATCGCCAGCGGCGCCGCGTACCGCCGGCCGCCGATTCCGCGCCGGGCGGAGTTTGAAGGGAGTGGCGTCTACTACTGGGCGTCGCCGGTGGAAGCCAAGCTCTGCGCCAACCGGGAAGTCATGCTGGTGGGAGGCGGCAATTCCGCCGGGCAGGCCGCCGTGTTCCTGGGCGCCCATGTCGCGCACGTCCACATTGTGATTCGCGGCGATAGCCTCGACACCAGCATGTCGCGCTACCTGGTCGACCGCATCGCCGCGCAGCGCAACATCACGGTCCATGCCCGCACCGAAGTGGTGGACCTCGAAGGCAATACGCGGCTGACAGGCGTAACCCTGCGCGATTGCAATATGGGCACGCAGATGACGATGCGGGTGCAGCACGTGTTCCTGTTTACTGGCGCGCAGCCGAACACATCGTGGCTGGACGGCTGCGATGTGGAGGTAGATGCCAAGGGGTTCGTGCTGACCGGCATAGACGCCGGGCTGCAGTCCAATACGCTGGAGACCTGCGTGTCGGGCGTCTTCGCCATCGGCGATGTCCGCTCGGGCTCGACCAAGCGCGTGGCCACTGCGGTGGGCGAGGGCGCAGCGGTTGTGTCGCAGATCCACGGCTATCTCGCCGTCGCTCGGGAAGCGGCCTGA